One window from the genome of Pradoshia eiseniae encodes:
- a CDS encoding IS3 family transposase (programmed frameshift), translating into MMTRQRRTFTPEFKLQLVKLYENGKSRADISREYDITPSALDRWIKNHQETGSFAAKDNRSEEENELSRLRKENQRLMMENDIFKASSADHGTKIDVIRNNAHRYSVSAMCDVLQIPTSTYYYHADLRGKRKQKDEDKELSKEISRIFKESRNNYGTRKIKKELAKLPELKPVSRRRIGRLMNEMRLVSTYTVAQFKPHTSGCNEATVKNELQRQFKQEEQLAVIVSDLTYVRVGKKWHYVCLFVDLFNREIIGHSAGANKTAGLVYQALASIKGDLKEIQLFHTDRGKEFDNKLISEALQTFGIQRSLSKKGCPYDNAVAEAMFKVFKTEFANGAYFSSLEQLALELDDYVHWFNHIRIHGTLGYLTPVEFKQQTL; encoded by the exons ATGATGACACGTCAACGTCGAACTTTTACACCCGAATTTAAGCTGCAATTGGTGAAGCTATATGAAAATGGGAAATCTCGTGCAGATATCTCAAGGGAATATGATATTACCCCGTCCGCTTTAGACCGATGGATTAAGAACCACCAGGAAACAGGCTCTTTCGCTGCCAAGGATAATCGCTCAGAAGAAGAAAATGAATTAAGTCGTCTTCGTAAAGAAAACCAGCGTTTAATGATGGAGAATGACATTT TTAAAGCAAGCAGCGCTGATCATGGGACGAAAATAGATGTGATTCGAAATAACGCTCACCGCTATTCGGTATCAGCAATGTGTGACGTCCTCCAAATTCCGACCAGTACCTATTACTACCATGCCGATCTTAGAGGCAAACGTAAGCAGAAAGATGAAGATAAAGAGCTTTCCAAAGAAATCTCCCGAATTTTTAAAGAAAGTAGAAACAACTACGGAACACGGAAAATCAAGAAAGAATTAGCGAAGCTACCGGAGCTAAAACCAGTGTCACGCCGCCGGATAGGCCGGCTAATGAACGAAATGAGACTTGTTTCAACCTATACGGTAGCGCAATTCAAACCACACACCTCTGGGTGTAATGAGGCAACTGTGAAAAATGAATTACAACGCCAATTTAAACAAGAGGAACAGTTAGCTGTGATTGTCAGTGATTTAACATATGTCCGTGTCGGGAAGAAATGGCATTATGTATGTTTATTTGTGGACCTTTTCAACCGTGAAATCATCGGCCATAGCGCTGGAGCGAATAAGACCGCCGGTCTGGTTTACCAGGCTTTAGCTAGCATTAAGGGGGACCTGAAAGAGATTCAATTGTTTCATACTGACCGTGGTAAAGAGTTCGATAATAAACTAATCTCAGAGGCACTCCAGACATTTGGAATTCAGCGATCATTGAGCAAAAAAGGATGTCCTTATGACAATGCGGTGGCTGAAGCGATGTTTAAGGTATTTAAAACAGAATTCGCTAATGGGGCCTATTTTTCTTCGCTTGAACAGCTCGCTCTTGAACTGGATGATTATGTTCATTGGTTTAATCACATTCGTATTCACGGAACACTGGGCTATCTAACACCTGTAGAATTTAAACAGCAGACCTTATAA